The nucleotide window GGTTAGATCTGTCTGTACTGGTGTCTAGGATAAGTGGATACTGTATAATTGGGCTATTTGGTGTTTGGTGGGTGAGAAATGAATGATCTTTACGTGATCGGTTGTCTTGGTTGAAATGTCAGATCTAACGAACATTGAATATAAgcttatatgtatttaataattcttaTTATAATTTCTGGTTGGTTTTACTTTGGGAAACTAACTTCAGAAGATTCCCGAGATAAAACAATGAATTAGGTCCAAGGGAGTTGGATTCAATTCTTTCATTTGTCTTTATCTTACCTTCTGTACACTCCTTTTTAAAGGTGACTTACAAGCCAGCTTAACTCTCTTACCTTTTTGCCATGCATTCAGTCATATTTTACAATGTTCGTATGATTTTACAACATTGTACGTCTTCATTGTTCAACTTTAATTCAATTTTGCTACCAAGTGAATGTGAAATCGTTTTGTAATCTATTACAACAATGAAGATTAAAGTGTCTATAGTGAAGTGCAATTGGTAGCtgaaaattgcaaataaaaaaattaaaaaaaaataaacaaacaaattaaatgatgTTCATGCTTTGATTCTATaaaacaaaaggaaaaaaaaactaaaaaaataataataaaatttattaaatatactgCAAATACACTTGACTAATTGCTGTAAAAGGGAAAAGTTAGAAAAATAGCAACATACAAGCACACTGAATTCTAAGTTTGCAATAAACGAGAAGAACACTTGGAAAATGTATATAAAGGCTGCATGGATTATGATTTTCATAGTCAGTCGGATTTGATAAATTGTTGTGTTGGAAGCAAATCAATTTGTATTAACggattttaagaaattataatcattcatacataaataagttagtttgtgtttttaaaaatgcGTGGATTTGTGGTGTTGTTTGCAATTTGTTTGGCAGCGGTGGCTGTTTCAGGAGGATATCTAGGAGGAGGAGGTGGTGGCGGCGGAGGACATGGTGGTGGCGGTGGAGGTTATGGCGGTGGCGGccatggtggtggtggtggttatAGCAGCGGCGGccatggtggtggtggtggttatAGCAGCGGAGGTGGTGGAGGCAAAAGAGGTGGTGGCGGCGGAGGttatggtggtggtggtggaaAAAGCGGAGGCGGCGGCGGTGGTTATATTATTATTTCCAAAGGAGGCGGTGGTGGCGGCGGCGGCAAAGGAGGCTATGGCGGCGGTTCCAGTGGAGGATATGGCGGTGGTGGTGGAGGAGGTGGTAAAGGATATGGTGGTAGCTCCGGTGGTGGCTATGGCGGTGGTGGTGGTCATGGTGGCGGCAGTTCAGGCGGTTATGGTGGTAAAAGTGGAGGTGGCGGCTGGTAATTTCTCTCCTCAGTTTAAAACTCTATGACCTTAAATACTGCTGCTATTGatattattgataaataacTAAAACCTTAGTATATCTTCTGTATTAATAAAATGCTATGTGTTCATTTTAAAActtctaataaataaattttatataatttttttgcataaaacaaattaatgcgATTCACTATTTATTTGATGAGTTAAAATTTAAGgctaaaagaaatttatttagaaattaatgtgttttattggaaaatggtgaaaaaatagtTGGATCAATTGGTGGCTTCAATTCAAATAG belongs to Calliphora vicina chromosome 4, idCalVici1.1, whole genome shotgun sequence and includes:
- the LOC135958374 gene encoding uncharacterized protein LOC135958374, giving the protein MRGFVVLFAICLAAVAVSGGYLGGGGGGGGGHGGGGGGYGGGGHGGGGGYSSGGHGGGGGYSSGGGGGKRGGGGGGYGGGGGKSGGGGGGYIIISKGGGGGGGGKGGYGGGYGGSSGGGYGGGGGHGGGSSGGYGGKSGGGGW